The DNA segment AAGGATTGATTCCGGGTTGGTCTCGGTTGGTTCGTTCCGATTCATACAGTCTGAAGAGTTTAGGTCTCTTTTTCATTTTTGCTGAAATTTTTCTCTTGAAACAAAACTATCTTTATCTCGCTAAATCCCCTAAAGCTGCAATGGAAGGGGAAGTTACTCCTTCTCCCATTGCAATTGCTATTATGGTGACTGGCAGTCCGGAAGCTACTGCTACTTTGCAGAATATAGCCAGCGCTTACTCATACGATTATTTTGTTTTTTCCGACAAAGTGGTTCTTTCCGATGGTAGTGTGATGGAAAGAAGTCGTTACAATCAAGAAAGACAAATGTATTTTTCCGGGTTTATCTGTGTTTTGCTTTTGGATGCTTTTTTAGGATCTAAGTTTGAAAACTGGAGCGTGATCCCTAATGTAAACGTTTCTTTTCAAAGTAAGGATGTTTCCGCAGGGATTACGTTTCGATTTTAATCACTTTGGCGTAAAATCAGGTCTTCACTCGTATGCATAATGATTCACAATTTAGGAGGAATCATTATGCATCTAAAAAGAATAGTTGCTGTGTTTGTGTTGTCTTTGGCGCTACTTTTATCCAATTGCGGAGACAAGGATAAAAAAGATCCGATTGCCGATTTGGCGCTGTTGCTCGCGTTACAACCACAAAGTTTGGGAGTTTCGGGTGTTTTTGCGTCCATGAATATTCAAACAGGTGAAGCCGCCGCAGCAGCAGCTGGAAATTACACAAAATCGGTTTTTTCTCCGCTTGCTCTAATTGATCAAACCGTTCCTTGTTCATTAGGCGGTAGTATGAGAATGAGCGGCGATGTCGTACTGGATCTTACCAATCCGATAGTGATTCAAATGCAATTGAACGATGCAACGATTGCTTTTTCCGGCTGCAAACAGACGATCCCTATGCTGGAAGGTTCGGGAGTTCCGGTGATCGGTACTTTAGAGGGCTCGGTTCAGGACGAAGGAATTATGATTCAAACTATGGATGCGACTTCCACCGCTACATTGCAGAAATATACTGTAAACGGCGCGGAACGGCTTCGTTCAAGCACATATAAGGTAAACGGGGTTCTTTATCCTACGTTTGATCTTATTTTTACTAGAAATAACGCTAAGATGAGCATTGAAAACCCGCTCACTCTAACAAATGCCTTTATGAATATCGAGGATGATGTTACGGTTACGGGGACTTTCGGAGACGAAACGATCAATTCTCACTATACCTATAAAACTAGATTTAAACTGCTTCCGTGATTTGATTTTGATGCCGAGGAAATTTTCCTCGGCATTTTTTCAATCAACTCGGATTTTAATTTTTCAGTCCGGCATTTTAAATTCTTTTTCTTAAAATAAAAATCATACGATTCTCCCTAAAAAACAAAAACATTCTGATTTGGCTGATCCGATTCGTTTTCAAGAATTCGATTTTATATCGAAATGACTGGACCTCTTTTTAGAGTCTTAAATCAAATTTAATTTCTTCTCAGAATTGCTTTGTTCCTTGCAGGCCTTTTTTTGACATCCGGGACGTTTTGTTGGCTCAACTCCTGAGCGGTTCCGTAGTAGATACAGATCCAAATCAGGAGGATTCAACGATGATTTTAAAAAAAATTACGACAATTTTGTTTTTGGTAGTTCTCGCAATCCATTGCGGTCCAAACGGTGATAAAAATTCATCAACAAATCAAGCGGTTCTGCTTGCGATTGCAACGCCGCAAGACCCGGGTCTTTCCGGAATTTATGCCAGTATTTTGGCAGGTGGGAATAACAACGGCGGTGGAGGCGCAGCGGCGTATAGTTCTGCTTCTCAATCCGCAATTTCCCCTTTTCTCCTTTTTGAGCAAACTCAAGATTGCGGCTTGGGTGGTACCATTCATATTAAAGGAGATATTGACTTCACCACAGATCCAGTTACCGGTGTCAATACTTCCGAATACACCGGACTCACTCAGACGTTCTCTACTTGTAGAAGAGTTTTTCCGGTCTTAGATGCGGAGAACCCAACGACAATGGAGATGACTATCAATGGGGTTTTGACGATGGATGCATTGTCCAGAGTGACTATGGAGCCAAATCCTACTCCTGAAAGAGCGGTTATGAACGTGAACGAAACAAGTAGAATTCGTTCCAATAATTATTCGGTGAACGGATTTCTTTATCCAGAATTTGATCTGACTTTTGTAAGAAATCCAAGTCAGCTTACTCTGGAAAATTTTGGTAATCCCGATACTGCGACTATTACCGCGGATGAAACGGTTCACGTATCCGGAACTATGGGCGGACAAATCGTCAATACTGTTCTTAAGTATAAAGTAAAATTTAAAGCTTTCTAAGATTTGTCTTTTATCGAGGGGGAAACCCCTCGATTTTCCATTTCAAAAATTAATGTTGTCAGATTCGTAAACTTTGATCCATTAGATCGAATGTTTTATAACCGGAAACGTTATCTACTCATCCTTCCTTTTTTACTTCTGACTTTTTATCTGGCCTGGTCTTCCTTTGACAGAAATTCTCCAACGAACATACCGGATTTGCGTCTACAATCGATCGTAACGACGAGTAAGAACCAAGAGAAAGGAAATCTTTTGGGAATTCAACCATGGATGACAACGATCGATTATGCGAGCGAAACGAATTTTACAAATAAGATAGAATCG comes from the Leptospira sp. WS92.C1 genome and includes:
- a CDS encoding DNA-binding protein, which codes for MFSKFFKFWILPGVLLIGFVPILSAKSVLLKNGRVISKVQVKTVEKGFAVTYPDGRMEHFSLSEVKKILISDFVPKENPDRNVFKKEETLLPEIPKLESETNAPKFRTKTTAFAEGLIPGWSRLVRSDSYSLKSLGLFFIFAEIFLLKQNYLYLAKSPKAAMEGEVTPSPIAIAIMVTGSPEATATLQNIASAYSYDYFVFSDKVVLSDGSVMERSRYNQERQMYFSGFICVLLLDAFLGSKFENWSVIPNVNVSFQSKDVSAGITFRF